The Plasmodium reichenowi strain SY57 chromosome Unknown, whole genome shotgun sequence nucleotide sequence ATTTGTTGATACTTGCTTTAATCCAATAATTGTTTTATTAGGctgcatatatattactttaTCAACTAAAAGGAAAGGATATCTATGTGGAAGAATTTTCTTAATATCTTCTATATCAATACTTGTATCATAATTAGGAAAGGTTAAATTGaatgaaatattttgtCCGTTAATATTGTCTTGGTTTATTTGAGAGGATACATCATATATTCTATTTTGTTGTTTCTTAATTATTTGatcatacatattattataatcagCTTTTTTGTATAATCTTTTTGGTGAGTGTC carries:
- a CDS encoding beta-hydroxyacyl-ACP dehydratase, putative → MHFLIIHIAVIVLPFVLMIDVKRENSFFLRHSPKRLYKKADYNNMYDQIIKKQQNRIYDVSSQINQDNINGQNISFNLTFPNYDTSIDIEDIKKILPHRYPFLLVDKVIYMQPNKTIIGLKQVSTNEPFFNGHFPQKQIMPGVLQIEALAQLGGILCLKSDDSQKNNLFLFAGVDGVRWKKPVLP